One Lysinibacillus fusiformis genomic window carries:
- a CDS encoding ABC transporter ATP-binding protein: protein MLLQVENVSKSFHRGQQVLQHVNVYIGHGEIVGLVGESGSGKSTLAKIIMQLEKANQGHIHLNGKPITKKNCQSLYEHCQLIFQNATAALNPMWTVRESLLEPLQHKQSVSNDYLHIMLKKVKLPISVLSCLPNELSGGERQRVNLLRSILVEPKLLVCDEIVSSLDRLIQREIIDLLISLNKEQNMAILFISHDLKAVTYLCERVYVMKDGVIVDESKKEQGVFRLTNNYAQKLFQAMG, encoded by the coding sequence TTGTTGCTACAAGTTGAAAATGTTAGTAAAAGCTTTCATAGAGGGCAGCAAGTACTACAGCATGTGAATGTGTACATTGGACATGGTGAAATCGTTGGGCTAGTAGGCGAGAGTGGTAGCGGGAAAAGCACGCTTGCCAAAATCATTATGCAGTTGGAAAAGGCCAATCAAGGTCACATTCATCTTAATGGAAAGCCCATTACGAAGAAAAATTGTCAGTCACTTTATGAACACTGTCAGTTGATCTTCCAAAATGCAACGGCTGCTTTAAACCCTATGTGGACAGTGAGAGAATCGTTGTTGGAGCCATTGCAACATAAACAATCAGTGTCAAACGACTATTTACACATCATGCTCAAAAAGGTGAAGCTACCAATCAGTGTGTTAAGTTGTTTGCCAAATGAGCTAAGTGGGGGAGAAAGGCAAAGAGTTAATTTATTAAGATCCATTTTAGTGGAGCCCAAACTGCTAGTGTGCGACGAAATTGTTTCTAGCTTAGACCGATTAATTCAGCGGGAGATTATTGATTTATTGATCTCCCTCAATAAAGAACAAAACATGGCGATCTTATTTATTTCCCATGATTTAAAGGCAGTTACCTATTTATGTGAGCGTGTATACGTCATGAAGGATGGCGTCATTGTCGATGAAAGTAAAAAAGAACAAGGTGTTTTTCGATTGACAAACAACTATGCCCAAAAGCTATTTCAAGCAATGGGCTGA
- a CDS encoding ATP-binding cassette domain-containing protein: protein MLSIDKLSVELNGKQLIKHVTFTVPKGRITSIIGESGSGKSMTVSAILGLLPVHAHASGGIFLNEKNLLEMSLKERVELRKMHFFTIFQDAANSFSPSKKMKHQLFLLTGHKRGHTKVTFYQKMRLILQDLDLTEEIMERYPFELSGGMLQRCMIACALYIEPELLIADEPTSALDMLIQKDFMDLLKKLNDEKGTTILLITHDLDIAVSAAHSVVVMKKGVVVETGQISDVFEMPKHPYTKLLLANHF from the coding sequence ATGCTTAGCATTGATAAATTATCGGTTGAACTTAATGGTAAACAACTTATCAAACATGTCACGTTTACAGTGCCGAAAGGTCGTATTACTTCAATTATTGGTGAGAGTGGTAGTGGGAAAAGCATGACTGTATCTGCGATCCTAGGCTTATTACCCGTGCATGCACATGCATCGGGGGGCATCTTTTTAAATGAAAAGAATTTACTGGAAATGTCCCTAAAAGAAAGAGTAGAGTTACGGAAAATGCATTTCTTTACGATCTTTCAGGATGCTGCCAACAGCTTCTCACCATCAAAAAAAATGAAGCATCAATTATTTCTATTGACAGGGCACAAAAGAGGTCATACGAAAGTGACATTTTATCAAAAGATGCGCTTAATTTTGCAGGACTTAGATTTAACGGAAGAAATAATGGAACGCTATCCCTTTGAGCTCTCTGGAGGGATGTTGCAACGTTGTATGATTGCCTGTGCGTTATATATTGAACCTGAATTGTTAATAGCTGATGAACCAACATCGGCACTCGATATGCTGATTCAAAAGGATTTTATGGATTTGCTGAAAAAACTCAATGACGAAAAAGGTACTACCATTTTACTGATAACGCATGATTTGGACATTGCTGTTTCAGCCGCACATTCAGTAGTTGTCATGAAAAAAGGTGTTGTCGTTGAAACGGGGCAGATAAGCGATGTATTTGAAATGCCGAAACATCCATATACCAAGTTACTTTTAGCAAATCATTTTTAG
- a CDS encoding ABC transporter permease yields MKSRKMIFFWLILLSIIFASTAFSSFLAPYEPNTMDMNNIYASPNGSHVLGTDQLGRDVLSRLLVGGQVTLLIAVVSVVISTVIGIIYGGISGYLGGVVDVVMMRMLEAFLTIPSLVLVLAFQAIMRGSVWTMAVIIGLTGWFVTARIVRSEFMRLKESEFVQMAVMFRTPIWRILFGHLLRNSFPAIFVVTLFNFAGAIFTEVSLSFLGIGVPPATPSWGTMLYTAQTDLLVGAWWIGLFPGLLIFVTILCIQFIGGALKRQGGARLHA; encoded by the coding sequence ATGAAATCGCGAAAAATGATCTTTTTCTGGTTAATCTTACTTTCTATTATTTTTGCTTCGACTGCTTTTTCATCATTTCTAGCCCCTTATGAGCCAAATACGATGGATATGAATAATATTTATGCTTCCCCTAATGGTAGTCATGTGCTTGGAACGGATCAGTTAGGTCGTGATGTGCTCTCACGCTTGCTTGTTGGTGGGCAGGTGACCCTTTTGATAGCAGTCGTATCTGTTGTGATTTCCACAGTTATTGGGATCATATATGGCGGAATTAGTGGCTATTTAGGGGGAGTGGTAGATGTCGTCATGATGCGTATGCTAGAGGCATTTTTAACCATTCCATCGCTTGTCTTGGTGCTTGCTTTTCAAGCCATAATGCGAGGCAGTGTTTGGACTATGGCTGTCATTATAGGCCTGACAGGGTGGTTTGTCACTGCACGTATCGTACGCTCTGAATTTATGCGACTAAAGGAATCTGAATTTGTCCAAATGGCGGTTATGTTTCGTACACCGATATGGAGAATATTATTTGGGCATTTGTTGCGCAATAGTTTTCCAGCCATTTTTGTGGTGACGTTATTTAACTTTGCGGGTGCTATTTTCACGGAAGTATCACTTAGTTTTTTAGGAATAGGTGTGCCACCCGCGACGCCGTCTTGGGGAACGATGTTGTATACCGCTCAAACAGATTTACTTGTTGGCGCATGGTGGATTGGGCTATTTCCGGGACTTTTAATTTTTGTTACAATTTTATGTATTCAATTTATCGGGGGGGCATTGAAGCGGCAAGGAGGTGCGCGTTTACATGCTTAG
- a CDS encoding ABC transporter permease, whose translation MTAKWIGKRVIMGTIVLVIVSFLSFFIMHAAPGDPAAAYYGGNSQTLTTAEKERIAQAFGLDKPILSQYGIWLREAFQGNLGYSAKEGRAVLTILLEKLPNTLQLVAITLLIVTITSTWLGLLAGMKAGSLLDRGLSIFSIASSAVPSFWLGILFIMIFSVQLGWFPSSGMSDVRGGGGIADRLHHIILPVTVLVLSHVGLFARFLQDCVKSESKSYYVQVARANGVAEREIRKYILRNSFIPYVNYIGVTIPSFFGGSIVVESLFGWSGLGQLLVKSVMVKDFPLLMGGILIIGVVVVVSLIVIDVIMIVFNPKLRRGVLR comes from the coding sequence ATGACCGCTAAGTGGATTGGGAAGCGCGTGATAATGGGGACAATTGTCCTCGTTATCGTGAGCTTCCTGTCTTTTTTCATCATGCATGCTGCGCCAGGAGATCCTGCTGCGGCTTATTATGGTGGAAATTCACAAACATTAACGACAGCTGAAAAAGAAAGGATTGCACAAGCTTTCGGATTAGATAAACCTATCCTGTCTCAATACGGGATTTGGCTCCGTGAGGCGTTCCAAGGGAATTTAGGTTATTCAGCAAAAGAAGGCAGAGCAGTCTTAACGATTTTATTAGAGAAGCTCCCGAATACGTTACAGCTTGTTGCGATTACTTTATTGATCGTAACAATAACATCTACTTGGCTAGGGTTATTGGCTGGGATGAAAGCAGGTTCATTACTGGATCGAGGATTGTCGATCTTTAGTATAGCGAGCTCGGCTGTGCCATCGTTTTGGTTAGGGATATTATTCATAATGATCTTTTCAGTACAGTTAGGTTGGTTCCCTTCATCCGGCATGAGTGATGTGCGAGGGGGAGGGGGAATTGCTGATAGACTGCACCATATCATCCTCCCAGTGACAGTTCTGGTACTTTCACATGTCGGCCTATTCGCTCGCTTTTTACAGGACTGCGTAAAGAGTGAAAGTAAAAGTTATTATGTTCAGGTTGCTCGTGCGAATGGTGTAGCCGAACGGGAAATTAGAAAATATATTTTGCGTAATTCATTCATTCCTTATGTCAATTACATAGGTGTTACGATTCCATCATTCTTTGGGGGTTCGATCGTTGTAGAATCACTTTTTGGGTGGTCAGGCTTAGGGCAGCTACTCGTCAAATCGGTAATGGTGAAAGATTTCCCATTATTAATGGGTGGGATACTAATTATTGGTGTTGTCGTTGTTGTTAGTCTTATTGTCATTGATGTCATCATGATTGTTTTCAATCCTAAGCTAAGAAGGGGTGTGCTACGCTGA
- a CDS encoding ABC transporter substrate-binding protein — translation MKKFSLFILLTALVISLVGCKEESNQQEKQKSAESSLHANELIYASESEFDGLNPILEETNLDAFLFRGLMRFDENNLPVNDIAEDVQVSDNQLTYTVKIKNDVTFHDGQILTVDDVIFTIESVLDDHNASFLKSDFIHVAAMEKVDETTMKIMLDEPFTPMLDKLTVPILPKYAFEGQDMRTASFNEQPIGAGPFMFDKWNRGTSLTLKAYPSFFGTKASLDKVIFKFIPDSNVRALQLKSGEVDIALLDPTQIAELSKAQHLKMYEVDSADYRGILFNMQFDLWQDVNIRKAISFATDRAGIVKGILQGFGTEAYSPLQKHAYVNENIEHYAYNLDKANDLLEQSGWNLAKDGFRYKDGQKLGFTITVPVTDSVRVNMANYVAESYKAVGANVEVDALDWSSIVIEEAETFMVGWGSPYDADHHTYSLFHTNQSSLTSAGYNYGSFSNAKVDALLEQGRVTVDPTKRQEIYRALQEELAVDPPFAYFAYVDAVYGIDKNISGVKERILGHHGAGFLWNVEEWKWNDR, via the coding sequence TTGAAAAAGTTTTCATTATTTATATTGCTAACAGCGCTTGTTATTAGTTTGGTTGGCTGTAAGGAAGAGTCTAATCAACAAGAAAAACAAAAGTCTGCTGAGTCATCATTACATGCGAATGAGCTTATTTATGCCTCGGAGTCTGAATTTGATGGCTTGAATCCAATTTTAGAGGAAACCAATTTAGATGCCTTTTTATTTCGCGGATTAATGCGTTTTGATGAAAATAATTTACCAGTCAATGATATTGCAGAGGATGTGCAAGTCTCTGATAATCAGCTGACATACACAGTGAAAATAAAAAATGATGTGACGTTCCATGATGGTCAAATTTTAACAGTGGACGATGTTATTTTTACAATAGAAAGTGTTTTAGACGATCACAATGCGTCGTTTTTAAAATCTGATTTTATTCACGTCGCAGCTATGGAAAAAGTGGATGAAACAACGATGAAGATTATGTTAGATGAGCCATTCACGCCGATGCTGGATAAGCTAACAGTACCAATTTTGCCGAAGTATGCATTTGAAGGACAAGATATGCGCACGGCTTCTTTTAATGAACAACCAATAGGAGCAGGTCCATTTATGTTCGACAAATGGAATCGCGGTACGAGTTTAACATTGAAAGCCTATCCTTCCTTTTTTGGGACAAAAGCTTCTTTAGATAAAGTGATATTTAAATTTATACCAGATAGCAATGTTCGAGCGTTACAGCTTAAATCAGGAGAAGTTGATATTGCATTACTGGATCCTACGCAAATTGCCGAGCTTTCAAAAGCACAGCATTTAAAAATGTATGAAGTAGATTCAGCGGATTACCGCGGTATTTTATTTAACATGCAATTTGACCTTTGGCAAGATGTAAACATCCGAAAAGCAATAAGCTTTGCAACAGATCGCGCAGGAATTGTTAAAGGAATTTTACAAGGCTTTGGTACAGAGGCATACTCACCATTACAAAAGCATGCATACGTCAATGAAAATATCGAGCATTATGCTTACAATTTAGACAAAGCAAATGACTTACTTGAACAATCTGGTTGGAATTTAGCAAAGGATGGTTTTCGCTATAAAGATGGTCAAAAGCTTGGATTTACCATTACAGTGCCTGTGACAGATAGTGTACGTGTCAATATGGCCAACTATGTTGCAGAGAGTTATAAAGCAGTAGGTGCAAATGTCGAAGTAGATGCATTAGATTGGAGTAGTATTGTTATTGAAGAAGCAGAAACGTTTATGGTTGGCTGGGGCAGTCCATATGACGCAGACCATCATACGTATAGCTTATTCCATACGAACCAATCAAGTTTAACGAGTGCCGGCTACAATTATGGCAGCTTTTCAAACGCAAAAGTGGATGCGCTATTAGAGCAGGGGCGTGTAACAGTTGACCCTACAAAACGACAAGAAATTTATAGGGCATTACAAGAGGAATTAGCAGTAGATCCACCATTTGCTTATTTTGCGTATGTTGATGCAGTATATGGTATCGATAAAAATATTAGCGGCGTGAAAGAACGCATATTGGGTCATCATGGTGCTGGTTTCTTATGGAATGTCGAGGAGTGGAAATGGAATGACCGCTAA
- a CDS encoding urease accessory protein UreD → MSKQGKVNHFGKLEMAFEPRRGYTRLVHVYQQPPLKASRELYEGQKPTATVFIMESSGGMVAGDRNEIDIKLAPDSQVRLKQQSALKIYPSHTGELCTQSIHVEMEENARLEWMPEVIIPFERAKFQVDTTIRMMASSTLIWGEILAPGREMRGEIFDFQSFRSQYKLYVEDSLIAFDSLHFKPEEMDFSSLGLLEKALYIGSLWIVSPNVRELNVRDLQELMHAESDTQASVTKLNDYAIHCRWLSKEQRTLHKEINRMFIHVSNLI, encoded by the coding sequence ATGTCTAAGCAAGGAAAAGTAAATCATTTTGGTAAATTAGAAATGGCATTTGAGCCAAGAAGAGGGTACACACGACTTGTTCATGTGTACCAACAACCACCATTGAAGGCAAGTCGAGAATTATATGAGGGGCAAAAGCCAACAGCAACTGTTTTTATCATGGAATCTTCAGGCGGTATGGTAGCGGGAGACAGAAATGAAATTGATATAAAACTTGCGCCTGATAGCCAAGTAAGACTAAAGCAACAATCAGCATTAAAAATCTATCCATCCCATACAGGGGAACTTTGTACACAATCCATTCACGTGGAAATGGAAGAAAATGCTCGATTAGAATGGATGCCTGAAGTGATAATTCCATTCGAACGAGCAAAATTTCAGGTGGATACAACGATTCGAATGATGGCAAGCTCTACGTTGATTTGGGGAGAAATACTTGCCCCAGGACGGGAAATGCGAGGGGAAATTTTTGATTTTCAATCGTTTCGTTCGCAATACAAATTATATGTAGAGGATTCTTTAATCGCCTTTGATTCATTACATTTCAAACCTGAAGAAATGGATTTTTCATCACTTGGGTTACTTGAAAAAGCGCTGTACATCGGTTCACTATGGATTGTATCGCCGAATGTTAGGGAGCTTAATGTAAGAGATTTACAGGAATTGATGCACGCGGAAAGTGATACACAAGCGAGTGTAACGAAGCTTAACGATTATGCAATTCATTGTAGATGGCTATCGAAAGAGCAAAGGACACTACATAAAGAGATCAACCGTATGTTTATACATGTATCGAATTTAATATAA
- the ureG gene encoding urease accessory protein UreG — translation MKPIRIGIGGPVGSGKTSLVDQLTRVMHEQYNVAVITNDIYTREDAQYLITNGVLNEDRIVGVETGGCPHTAIREDASMNFAAIDELNKRFVNLDIIFLESGGDNLSATFSPELVDGYIYVIDVAEGQDIPRKGGPALTRSDLLLINKTSLAPHVGVDLGLMDEDVKKMRAGRPYIFADVRSQTNVDKVVAWIQHQMLLEGAEAVDANV, via the coding sequence ATGAAACCAATACGAATTGGAATCGGTGGACCAGTTGGTTCAGGAAAAACATCGTTAGTGGACCAATTAACACGTGTTATGCATGAACAATATAATGTGGCTGTTATTACAAATGACATTTATACACGTGAAGATGCGCAATATTTAATAACAAATGGGGTACTCAATGAGGATCGTATCGTTGGTGTTGAAACAGGTGGCTGTCCGCATACAGCCATCCGAGAAGATGCATCGATGAACTTTGCAGCCATTGATGAACTAAACAAACGTTTCGTTAATTTAGACATTATTTTCTTAGAAAGTGGCGGTGATAATTTATCGGCAACATTTAGTCCTGAGCTTGTTGATGGGTATATTTATGTCATTGATGTGGCTGAAGGCCAAGATATACCACGTAAAGGTGGTCCAGCCTTAACGCGTTCGGATCTATTACTGATTAATAAAACATCATTAGCACCTCATGTTGGCGTGGATTTAGGCCTAATGGATGAAGATGTGAAAAAAATGAGAGCAGGGCGTCCTTACATTTTTGCGGATGTACGCTCACAAACAAATGTTGATAAGGTGGTAGCGTGGATACAGCACCAAATGTTACTTGAGGGTGCCGAAGCAGTTGACGCAAATGTCTAA
- a CDS encoding urease accessory protein UreF, whose protein sequence is MKQQSDASNNRSNTVDTLTDFSLLRLLQIHDSAFPIGSYTHSYGMETYIQEDLIRTKQQLIAFCKSYLFHNLVCGDALIIQDAFHAAKDRNEARLAELDELCGAIKLAKESRDASMNVGKQFVRTVAPLLDSPLVEQWKHKIDKEDVKGHYAVLYGIYSEALGVNVYHAVMTFMYASLSGLVQNAVRAVPFGQNTGVQALNELLVHVEEAAQKVMNLTIDDLSNNALGIELASMKHEFLFSRLFIS, encoded by the coding sequence ATGAAACAACAGAGCGACGCTTCAAACAACCGTTCAAATACCGTGGACACGCTCACTGATTTCTCATTGCTGCGTTTATTACAAATTCATGACTCGGCCTTTCCAATCGGATCATATACCCATTCATACGGAATGGAAACGTATATTCAGGAAGATTTGATTCGAACGAAACAGCAATTAATCGCATTTTGTAAAAGCTATTTATTTCACAACTTAGTATGTGGAGATGCCTTAATCATTCAAGATGCTTTCCATGCAGCAAAAGATCGAAATGAAGCGCGTCTTGCGGAGCTTGATGAGCTTTGTGGGGCTATTAAGCTAGCGAAAGAATCTAGAGATGCTAGCATGAACGTTGGTAAACAATTTGTGCGAACTGTAGCTCCACTACTTGACAGTCCATTAGTGGAGCAGTGGAAGCACAAGATAGACAAGGAAGATGTCAAGGGCCATTATGCAGTGCTTTACGGTATTTATAGTGAGGCACTTGGAGTAAATGTTTATCACGCAGTCATGACATTTATGTACGCGTCCTTAAGTGGATTAGTACAAAATGCAGTGCGGGCTGTGCCATTCGGTCAAAATACCGGCGTACAAGCGTTAAATGAACTGCTCGTTCATGTAGAGGAAGCAGCACAAAAAGTCATGAATTTGACGATTGATGATTTATCAAATAATGCATTAGGCATTGAACTTGCATCTATGAAGCATGAATTTTTATTTTCAAGATTATTTATTTCTTAA
- a CDS encoding urease accessory protein UreE, with protein sequence MLIEKIIGNIGQEEEIDSKLTEWIELDWEELSKRILRTVTDKGTDVAIRLSGEEPLKYGDLLFEDGDRRIAIRTKLEPVIVIYPENMVEMGRAAFELGNRHTPCLIENDEIIVRADHTINPLLDEVGVNYETTERRFKQPFKYRGHAH encoded by the coding sequence ATGTTAATTGAAAAAATTATCGGAAATATCGGTCAAGAAGAAGAAATCGACAGTAAGTTAACAGAATGGATCGAACTTGACTGGGAAGAGTTAAGTAAACGCATTCTTCGTACAGTAACAGATAAAGGAACAGACGTCGCTATACGTTTAAGCGGAGAAGAACCATTAAAGTATGGTGATTTATTATTCGAAGACGGTGATCGACGTATCGCAATCCGTACGAAATTAGAACCTGTTATTGTTATTTATCCTGAAAATATGGTGGAGATGGGGAGAGCCGCGTTTGAATTAGGGAATCGTCATACACCATGTTTGATTGAAAATGATGAGATTATTGTACGTGCCGATCATACGATTAACCCATTATTAGACGAAGTAGGAGTCAACTATGAAACAACAGAGCGACGCTTCAAACAACCGTTCAAATACCGTGGACACGCTCACTGA
- the ureC gene encoding urease subunit alpha produces the protein MKVTHEAYAKMFGPTVGDKVRLADTELWIEIEKDYTAYGDEGVFGGGKSLRVSMGQNGKNKRSDGVLDTVITNVVIIDHIGIVKADIGIKDGRIIGIGKAGNPNGMDGVDQDMIIGVGTEVYAGEGLIATAGTIDTHIHFISPDQVETALLAGTTTFIGGGTGPAAGSKATSLTAGEWHLHRMLQAVESLPINVGLLGKGSASDPEPIVEQVRAGAIGMKIHEDWGATPAALDQSLTVADEYDIQVALHSDTLNEAGFVEDTISAINGRVIHIFHTEGAGGGHAPDQLVMASLPNILPASTNPTKPFTTNTIDEHLDMLMVCHHLKHDVPEDVAFADSRIRPETIAAEDIMQDLGILSIMSSDSQAMGRVGEVTLRTFQTADKMKKQRGPLPQDEGKNNDNYRVKRYMAKLNINPAIAHGISHEVGSLEEGKLADIVLWDPAFFGVKAEVVIKGGIAVYAITGDPNASIPTPQPMKGRQTFGFYGQGPQNCAMTFLPQIAVEEGLPEKLGLKRQIGTVKNCRNIGKADMKHNNATPHIDVNPETYEVKIDGELATCEPVDVLPMAQRYFLF, from the coding sequence ATGAAGGTAACACACGAAGCATATGCAAAAATGTTTGGACCTACTGTTGGTGACAAGGTTCGTTTAGCAGATACTGAACTGTGGATTGAAATAGAGAAGGACTATACAGCTTACGGTGACGAGGGCGTTTTCGGAGGTGGAAAATCACTTCGTGTATCTATGGGGCAAAATGGTAAAAACAAAAGAAGTGACGGCGTGCTAGACACGGTTATTACAAATGTAGTGATTATTGATCATATAGGTATTGTCAAAGCAGATATTGGCATTAAAGACGGTCGAATTATCGGTATTGGGAAAGCCGGAAATCCAAATGGGATGGACGGTGTTGATCAGGATATGATTATTGGTGTTGGTACGGAGGTTTATGCAGGAGAGGGCTTAATCGCAACTGCTGGTACTATTGACACACATATTCATTTCATTAGTCCTGATCAGGTAGAAACGGCTTTATTAGCCGGTACAACAACATTTATTGGTGGTGGAACAGGTCCAGCTGCTGGCTCTAAAGCGACGAGCTTAACTGCTGGTGAATGGCATTTACATAGAATGCTACAAGCTGTAGAAAGTTTACCAATAAACGTTGGACTACTTGGAAAGGGTAGTGCCTCTGACCCTGAGCCAATTGTTGAACAGGTTCGTGCCGGGGCAATTGGAATGAAAATACATGAAGATTGGGGTGCAACACCTGCAGCTCTTGACCAAAGCTTAACTGTTGCGGACGAGTATGATATTCAAGTGGCACTACACTCAGATACATTGAATGAGGCAGGCTTTGTAGAAGATACGATTAGTGCTATAAATGGTCGTGTTATTCACATATTCCATACGGAGGGTGCTGGCGGTGGACATGCACCAGACCAGTTAGTGATGGCATCATTACCTAATATTTTGCCAGCATCGACAAATCCAACAAAACCGTTTACTACAAATACGATTGACGAACATTTAGATATGCTTATGGTCTGCCATCACTTAAAGCATGATGTTCCAGAAGATGTAGCGTTTGCAGATTCTCGTATTCGTCCAGAAACAATAGCGGCAGAGGATATTATGCAGGATTTAGGTATTTTAAGTATTATGTCTTCCGATTCTCAAGCGATGGGGCGGGTAGGAGAAGTAACATTACGGACGTTCCAAACGGCAGACAAAATGAAAAAACAACGAGGTCCATTGCCACAAGATGAAGGGAAAAACAATGATAATTACCGCGTAAAACGTTATATGGCAAAATTGAACATAAATCCAGCAATTGCTCACGGTATTAGCCATGAGGTGGGCTCATTGGAAGAAGGCAAACTAGCAGACATTGTTCTGTGGGACCCAGCGTTTTTCGGTGTAAAAGCAGAAGTGGTCATTAAAGGCGGTATTGCGGTTTATGCCATAACAGGTGACCCCAATGCGTCCATTCCTACACCGCAACCTATGAAAGGTCGTCAGACGTTTGGCTTCTATGGACAAGGACCTCAAAATTGTGCGATGACATTTTTACCACAGATTGCTGTTGAAGAAGGTTTACCGGAGAAATTAGGCTTAAAACGACAAATCGGTACAGTGAAAAATTGTCGAAATATTGGTAAAGCAGATATGAAACATAACAACGCTACACCGCACATTGATGTGAATCCTGAAACATATGAAGTGAAAATTGATGGGGAATTAGCGACTTGCGAGCCAGTAGATGTATTGCCAATGGCACAAAGATACTTCTTATTCTAA
- a CDS encoding urease subunit beta, which produces MIPGEIRPAQGEIEMNVGRATKIVIVANTGDRPIQVGSHFHFIEVNRFLEFDRQEAIGMHLNIPSGTAVRFEPGEEKEVELVEFGGKRHIFGLNKLTEGSTHNKDEILDKAIEGGFKGAEEK; this is translated from the coding sequence ATGATTCCTGGAGAAATTAGACCGGCACAAGGTGAGATTGAAATGAATGTAGGACGCGCTACTAAAATAGTAATTGTAGCGAATACAGGAGATCGTCCGATTCAGGTTGGTTCACATTTTCATTTTATAGAAGTGAATAGATTCTTAGAGTTTGATAGACAAGAAGCAATTGGCATGCATTTAAATATTCCTTCAGGTACAGCGGTTCGTTTTGAACCAGGTGAGGAAAAAGAAGTGGAACTCGTGGAGTTTGGCGGCAAACGACATATTTTTGGATTGAATAAATTAACAGAGGGTTCAACGCATAATAAGGACGAAATTTTAGACAAAGCGATTGAAGGTGGCTTTAAAGGAGCTGAAGAAAAATGA
- the ureA gene encoding urease subunit gamma, protein MKLSPVEQEKLLLHLAGELALKRKARGLKLNYPESVALISSYIMEGARDGKTVAQLMSDAKQVLTAEDVMEGVGDMISDVQVECTFPDGTKLVTVHRPIL, encoded by the coding sequence TTGAAGCTATCACCTGTGGAACAAGAAAAGTTACTTCTCCATTTGGCAGGAGAACTTGCGCTGAAAAGAAAAGCACGTGGATTAAAGTTAAATTACCCTGAATCTGTAGCACTTATTAGTAGTTATATTATGGAGGGGGCAAGAGATGGAAAAACTGTTGCTCAGCTGATGAGTGATGCCAAACAAGTGCTCACAGCAGAAGATGTAATGGAAGGCGTCGGTGACATGATTTCGGATGTTCAAGTTGAGTGTACATTCCCAGATGGTACGAAACTTGTAACCGTTCACCGTCCAATACTGTAA